A section of the Devosia rhizoryzae genome encodes:
- a CDS encoding GNAT family N-acetyltransferase yields the protein MTVQPAKGAPERVVLDGRYARLEPLERRHAADLFAQSYGEGVPERYRWLFEYAPDSVAAAEDFVERANASGDRYVAVVDKSSGRAVGRQAWMRIFPEHASIEIGGIYWGPVMARSRLATEALFLFARHAFDELGYRRFEWKCNNRNEPSKKAAARFGFQYEGLFRQDRIVKGESRDTAWFSILESEWPSLRAEFERWLQPENFGDDGMERTKLRVRG from the coding sequence ATGACCGTGCAGCCGGCAAAAGGCGCACCGGAGCGCGTCGTCCTCGATGGCCGCTATGCGCGCCTCGAGCCGCTGGAACGGCGCCACGCGGCGGACCTCTTCGCGCAGTCTTATGGCGAGGGCGTGCCGGAGCGTTATCGCTGGCTGTTCGAATACGCACCGGACAGCGTCGCCGCCGCTGAAGACTTCGTCGAGCGCGCCAATGCCAGCGGCGACCGCTATGTGGCGGTGGTCGACAAATCGAGCGGCAGGGCCGTTGGCCGCCAGGCCTGGATGCGCATCTTTCCGGAGCATGCCTCAATTGAAATCGGCGGCATCTATTGGGGACCGGTCATGGCCCGCTCGCGCCTCGCCACCGAAGCGCTGTTCCTTTTCGCCCGCCACGCTTTCGACGAGCTCGGCTACCGGCGCTTCGAATGGAAGTGCAACAATCGCAATGAACCCTCCAAAAAGGCCGCCGCCCGTTTTGGCTTTCAGTATGAAGGCCTCTTCCGGCAGGACCGCATCGTCAAAGGCGAAAGCCGCGACACGGCCTGGTTTTCGATCCTTGAAAGCGAGTGGCCCTCCTTGCGCGCGGAATTCGAACGCTGGTTGCAGCCTGAGAATTTTGGCGACGATGGGATGGAGCGCACGAAGCTTCGCGTTCGCGGATAA
- a CDS encoding alpha/beta hydrolase codes for MSFTQSLRLAVGTGPDQRDIAIEQRSGGAPGIFWLSGFRSVMSGIKAMTLDTLGAEHGLEVTRFDYSGHGLSGGAFDEGTVSRWLEEAEAVFATTSGPQIACGSSMGGWLALLLAQRQLAKGAPLKGLVLIAPATDATATLIPQRMTKKQARDLERQGWFERDSRYGDGPYRYTRALVEDGAKHLLFGKVIETGCPVHILQGAKDPDVPHAHAAKLLTHILHDPVTFTLIPDGDHRLSREEDLERLRAAVLGMVDPHPTSP; via the coding sequence ATGAGCTTTACGCAATCTCTTCGTCTTGCCGTCGGCACGGGGCCCGATCAGCGTGACATCGCCATCGAACAGCGGTCCGGCGGGGCCCCGGGCATCTTCTGGCTGAGCGGCTTTCGCTCGGTGATGAGCGGCATCAAAGCGATGACGCTGGACACATTGGGCGCCGAACATGGCCTTGAGGTGACGCGCTTCGACTATTCCGGGCATGGGCTGTCGGGGGGCGCGTTCGACGAGGGCACCGTCAGCCGCTGGCTTGAGGAAGCCGAGGCGGTTTTTGCGACCACGAGCGGCCCGCAGATCGCCTGCGGGTCGTCGATGGGTGGCTGGCTGGCACTGCTCCTGGCGCAGCGGCAACTGGCCAAGGGCGCGCCGCTCAAGGGCCTGGTGCTGATTGCGCCGGCAACCGATGCCACCGCCACCTTGATCCCCCAGCGCATGACCAAGAAACAGGCGCGCGACCTCGAGCGGCAAGGCTGGTTCGAGCGCGACAGCCGCTATGGCGATGGCCCTTACCGCTACACGCGGGCGCTCGTTGAAGACGGCGCAAAACACCTGCTGTTCGGCAAGGTCATCGAAACCGGCTGCCCCGTGCACATCCTCCAGGGCGCCAAGGATCCCGACGTGCCGCACGCGCATGCGGCCAAGCTCCTGACCCACATCCTCCACGATCCGGTGACGTTCACGCTGATCCCGGACGGCGATCACCGGCTGAGCCGGGAGGAAGATCTGGAACGATTGCGGGCTGCGGTTCTGGGGATGGTTGACCCCCACCCAACCTCCCCCTGA
- the infC gene encoding translation initiation factor IF-3, with protein MRRPMRPVAPQKDGPLANEDITSPDVQLIDAEGENRGVVRTRDALAEAQEAGLDLVLIAANSQPPVAKMLDLGRYKYAAQKKAAETRKKQKVIEVKEVQLRPNIDTHDYETKMKAVQRFLDEGDRVKVTMRFRGREMAHQDLGMQLLLKVKEQTEAVAKVESQPRSEGRQMVMVLAPK; from the coding sequence ATTCGTCGTCCCATGAGACCCGTAGCGCCCCAGAAAGATGGGCCGCTTGCCAATGAGGATATCACCAGCCCTGACGTCCAGCTTATCGATGCCGAAGGTGAAAACCGCGGCGTCGTGCGAACGCGCGATGCTTTGGCCGAAGCGCAGGAAGCCGGGCTCGACCTCGTGCTGATCGCTGCCAATTCGCAGCCGCCCGTTGCCAAGATGCTCGATCTTGGCCGCTATAAGTACGCGGCGCAGAAGAAGGCCGCCGAAACGCGCAAGAAGCAGAAGGTCATCGAAGTCAAGGAAGTTCAGCTGCGGCCGAACATCGATACCCATGACTACGAGACCAAGATGAAGGCTGTGCAGCGGTTCTTGGACGAAGGTGATCGCGTCAAGGTGACGATGCGCTTCCGTGGCCGCGAAATGGCGCACCAGGACCTGGGCATGCAGCTGCTGCTCAAGGTCAAGGAGCAAACCGAAGCCGTGGCCAAGGTCGAGTCGCAGCCGCGCTCGGAAGGTCGTCAGATGGTCATGGTGCTGGCGCCCAAATAA
- a CDS encoding YsnF/AvaK domain-containing protein, with protein MQEREDVLQLVTETATIEKLDLLTGRVRVTTQTETAEQLVSAALERQDVEIVRVPLDREIDAVPPVRTEDGVTIVPVVEEILVVEKRLVLREEIHIRQTKTTQTVELPVELRKQHAKIEREDVKSNPIEEDL; from the coding sequence ATGCAAGAGAGAGAAGACGTTCTTCAGCTCGTCACCGAGACGGCGACGATCGAAAAGCTTGACCTGCTTACGGGCCGGGTCCGCGTCACCACCCAGACCGAGACAGCCGAGCAATTGGTGTCGGCGGCGCTGGAGCGGCAGGATGTGGAAATTGTTCGAGTACCCCTCGATCGCGAGATCGATGCAGTCCCCCCGGTTCGCACCGAGGACGGGGTGACCATCGTTCCCGTGGTCGAAGAAATCCTCGTGGTCGAGAAGCGCCTCGTGCTTCGAGAAGAGATCCACATTCGTCAGACCAAGACCACGCAGACCGTTGAACTGCCGGTGGAGCTACGCAAGCAGCACGCCAAAATCGAACGCGAAGACGTCAAATCGAACCCAATCGAAGAGGATCTTTGA
- a CDS encoding YsnF/AvaK domain-containing protein: MSQYSASASTTLSAIFDSQHDAQRAVDRLIEAGISRDSISLMPGYESDTPVAERREQHQGFFSALADFFMPDEDRYSYAEGLSRGGYLVAVSNLPAAHYDVALHILDDEGSIDLNEREESWRSEGWTGYQAGTSEALGYGAGSTTGSTTTSSTGSFGAAGSADYASDNTLSSRSDEDVIPVVDERLVVGKRDVNLGRVRVRSYIREEGVSENVNLHEERVNIERRPVDRPVSDADIAFQDRTIEAEEHAEQAVVGKEARVTEEIALRKDVSDRQETINDTVRKTEVEIEDDRDALDRQSINRR, encoded by the coding sequence ATGAGCCAGTATTCCGCGAGTGCATCGACAACCCTTTCCGCCATTTTCGACAGCCAGCACGACGCACAGCGCGCCGTTGACCGCCTGATTGAGGCCGGCATTTCCCGCGACAGCATCAGCCTCATGCCCGGCTATGAAAGCGATACGCCCGTCGCCGAGCGCCGCGAGCAGCACCAGGGCTTCTTCTCCGCCCTCGCCGATTTCTTCATGCCCGACGAAGACCGCTATTCCTATGCCGAAGGCCTGAGCCGCGGCGGCTACCTCGTTGCCGTCAGCAACCTGCCGGCAGCCCATTACGACGTCGCCCTCCACATTCTCGATGATGAAGGCTCGATCGACCTCAACGAACGCGAGGAAAGCTGGCGTTCGGAAGGCTGGACCGGCTACCAGGCCGGCACCAGCGAAGCCCTTGGCTATGGCGCAGGTTCGACCACCGGCTCCACAACGACGTCTTCGACCGGTTCGTTCGGCGCCGCCGGCTCGGCCGATTATGCCAGCGACAACACGCTCTCCTCGCGCAGCGATGAAGACGTGATCCCGGTGGTCGACGAGCGTCTCGTCGTCGGCAAGCGCGATGTCAATCTGGGCCGCGTCCGCGTGCGCTCCTATATCCGCGAAGAAGGCGTCAGCGAGAACGTCAACCTCCATGAAGAGCGCGTCAACATCGAGCGCCGTCCTGTCGATCGTCCGGTGAGCGATGCCGATATCGCCTTTCAGGATCGCACGATCGAAGCCGAAGAGCATGCCGAACAGGCAGTGGTCGGCAAGGAAGCGCGCGTGACCGAAGAGATCGCCCTGCGCAAGGACGTTTCGGACCGTCAGGAAACGATCAACGACACGGTTCGCAAGACCGAAGTCGAGATCGAAGACGATCGCGATGCTCTGGATCGCCAGAGCATCAACCGCCGCTAA
- a CDS encoding ribokinase, whose translation MITVFGSTNLDQVGTVSRLPKPGETVAGGTFSMAPGGKGANQALAARRAGAQVRHVSAVGDDAFADMALELLKSGGVDLAQMRQAEAATGIAMIFVDAEGENVIAILPGANGTVSAADAEAGLTHLTASDTILVQQEVPQAATRRALEIARERGARSVLNTAPFLPDTPELAPLADIVVANETEFSLLTGRPIAELDAAMADWVKKTGRSIVVTLGPDGARARTPEGSLSVPAHKVKPVDTVGAGDTFCGYLAAGLDAGLSLEAALRRAAIAGSLACLNPGAQPAIPLASAVDEIAG comes from the coding sequence GTGATCACCGTCTTCGGCTCCACCAATCTCGATCAGGTCGGCACCGTGTCGCGCCTCCCCAAGCCCGGCGAAACCGTTGCCGGCGGGACATTCTCGATGGCGCCAGGCGGCAAGGGAGCCAATCAGGCCCTGGCCGCCCGCCGAGCCGGTGCCCAGGTGCGGCACGTCTCGGCCGTGGGTGACGATGCCTTCGCCGACATGGCGCTGGAACTGCTCAAATCCGGTGGCGTCGATCTTGCGCAGATGCGCCAGGCCGAAGCGGCGACGGGCATCGCCATGATCTTCGTCGATGCTGAGGGCGAGAACGTCATTGCCATCTTGCCCGGTGCGAACGGCACCGTGAGCGCCGCCGATGCCGAAGCGGGTCTTACCCATCTCACCGCGAGCGACACCATTCTGGTGCAGCAGGAAGTGCCGCAGGCCGCCACGCGCCGCGCCCTCGAAATCGCGCGCGAAAGGGGTGCCCGCAGTGTCCTCAACACGGCGCCCTTCTTGCCCGACACGCCAGAGCTTGCGCCGCTGGCCGACATCGTCGTTGCCAACGAAACCGAGTTTTCGCTGCTGACAGGACGGCCCATCGCCGAACTCGACGCTGCCATGGCCGATTGGGTGAAGAAGACCGGTCGCAGCATCGTCGTCACGCTTGGTCCTGATGGTGCTCGCGCCCGCACCCCCGAAGGCAGTCTTTCGGTCCCGGCACACAAGGTGAAGCCGGTCGATACCGTCGGGGCTGGCGACACCTTTTGCGGCTACCTTGCCGCAGGCCTCGACGCGGGCCTGAGCCTTGAAGCAGCGCTCCGCCGTGCCGCGATTGCCGGGAGCCTGGCATGCCTCAATCCCGGTGCCCAGCCGGCTATTCCGCTGGCCTCGGCGGTGGATGAGATCGCCGGTTAG
- a CDS encoding DUF1697 domain-containing protein, whose protein sequence is MSLWVAFLCGVNVGKRQMKMGALRLLLEENGYGDVKTILASGNVRFTTTATAEAIKSDLETIIAATFGFKSDVILRSGAEMEELLAKHPFASLDPEADLTRHVILYDKPLPVVELESRKGDVEILRVDERELYFAGYRQANGRYTENVEDVLKPLGKAIGKTNPGTMRNWNTMEKILK, encoded by the coding sequence ATGAGCCTTTGGGTCGCCTTCCTCTGTGGCGTCAATGTCGGCAAGCGCCAGATGAAGATGGGCGCTCTGCGCTTGCTTCTGGAAGAAAACGGCTATGGCGACGTCAAGACCATCCTCGCCAGCGGCAATGTGCGCTTCACGACCACGGCCACTGCCGAGGCGATCAAGTCCGATCTCGAAACCATCATCGCCGCGACCTTCGGCTTCAAGTCCGACGTCATCCTGCGCAGCGGCGCTGAGATGGAAGAGCTTCTGGCCAAACACCCTTTCGCCAGCCTCGATCCCGAGGCCGATCTCACCCGCCACGTCATCCTTTATGACAAGCCGCTGCCGGTGGTCGAACTCGAAAGCCGGAAGGGCGATGTCGAAATCCTGCGCGTCGACGAGCGCGAACTCTATTTCGCCGGATATCGCCAGGCCAATGGCCGCTATACCGAAAATGTCGAGGATGTGCTCAAACCGCTCGGCAAGGCCATCGGCAAGACTAATCCCGGTACGATGCGCAACTGGAACACCATGGAGAAGATCCTCAAGTGA
- a CDS encoding YdeI/OmpD-associated family protein, whose protein sequence is MAPVEVRLDRLHEFADFDAFYTWLEKHHDVEDEVWIHIFKKASGKPTITPIEAIDAVLCWGWIDAIKKSWDDESFVQRYCRRRPKSVWSQVNRDNVERLLQSNLMTAHGMVHVEAAKADGRWDAAYATTMEPPEDLMAAIRQTPGALAMFDRLSSQNRFALIFRTNALKTAAAREKKIEAFAQMLARGETIYPQKAKP, encoded by the coding sequence ATGGCGCCGGTTGAGGTTCGCCTGGACAGGCTGCATGAATTTGCCGATTTCGACGCTTTCTACACCTGGCTCGAAAAGCACCACGATGTCGAAGACGAAGTCTGGATCCACATCTTCAAAAAGGCATCCGGAAAGCCGACCATCACGCCGATAGAGGCCATCGACGCGGTGCTCTGCTGGGGTTGGATCGATGCGATCAAGAAGAGCTGGGACGATGAGAGCTTCGTCCAGCGCTACTGCCGCCGGCGGCCGAAATCGGTCTGGAGCCAGGTCAACCGCGACAATGTCGAGCGGCTCCTGCAGTCGAACCTCATGACCGCGCATGGCATGGTCCATGTCGAGGCTGCCAAGGCCGACGGCCGCTGGGACGCAGCCTATGCTACGACCATGGAGCCGCCTGAGGACCTGATGGCAGCGATCAGGCAAACGCCCGGTGCGCTGGCCATGTTCGATCGGCTCTCCTCGCAAAACCGCTTTGCCCTGATCTTTCGCACCAATGCGCTCAAGACCGCCGCGGCGCGGGAGAAGAAAATAGAAGCCTTTGCGCAGATGCTGGCGCGTGGCGAAACCATTTATCCGCAGAAAGCCAAGCCATGA
- a CDS encoding arylamine N-acetyltransferase family protein — translation MPEKVSLNAYFERIGFAGSIAPTLATLEQLHALHPATIPFETIDPLLGRPVALDQSSLERKLLTERRGGYCFEHNLLFMRILRDLDFSVRPLLARGLWSDPDNQRRSHLVLLVEVNKQNYIADVGQGFTLTAPLRLRADVEQTTPHETFRLINEGAEWRLEVQWGEAWRPVHAFTLDAVEEDDIAALNQTLSTSPDVPLTQELRVALSPPGKRLTLRNTSFAVRPTGGEAEKRELGSMEALRAVLTEEFGITLPNDERLELALSRLFPLPPDTPDQAPV, via the coding sequence ATGCCTGAAAAGGTCAGTCTCAACGCCTATTTCGAGCGAATCGGTTTTGCCGGTTCCATTGCCCCGACACTGGCTACGCTTGAACAGCTGCACGCCCTCCATCCCGCCACGATCCCCTTCGAGACCATCGATCCATTGCTCGGCCGACCGGTCGCTCTCGACCAGTCCAGCCTTGAACGCAAGCTCCTGACGGAACGCCGCGGCGGCTATTGCTTCGAGCATAACCTCCTTTTCATGCGCATCTTGCGCGACCTCGACTTTTCCGTGCGTCCGCTCCTGGCACGAGGCCTTTGGAGCGATCCGGATAACCAGCGGCGCAGCCACCTCGTTCTGCTGGTGGAGGTCAACAAGCAGAACTACATTGCCGATGTCGGCCAGGGTTTCACACTGACTGCGCCGCTGCGCCTGCGCGCCGATGTCGAGCAGACCACGCCGCACGAAACGTTCCGCCTCATTAATGAAGGCGCAGAATGGCGCCTTGAGGTGCAATGGGGCGAGGCCTGGCGCCCGGTGCATGCCTTTACGCTCGACGCCGTGGAGGAGGACGACATCGCGGCGCTCAACCAGACCTTGTCGACGAGCCCCGACGTGCCGCTCACGCAAGAACTGCGCGTAGCCCTGTCCCCGCCGGGAAAGCGGCTGACCTTGCGCAATACCAGTTTTGCCGTGCGCCCGACTGGTGGCGAAGCGGAAAAGCGCGAGCTCGGCAGCATGGAAGCGCTCCGCGCGGTGCTGACCGAAGAGTTCGGCATCACCTTGCCCAACGACGAGCGACTTGAACTCGCCTTGTCGCGCCTGTTCCCGCTGCCGCCGGATACGCCTGACCAGGCGCCGGTGTGA